In Mycobacterium sp. JS623, one genomic interval encodes:
- the oxc gene encoding oxalyl-CoA decarboxylase has protein sequence MTIASLPDTEVESIPDPQEPGALTDGIHLVVDALKLNDVHTIYGVVGIPITDLARLAQASGIRYIGFRHESDAGHAAAAAGFLTKKPGICLTVSAPGFLNGLVALANATTNCFPMVQISGSSERHLVDLQRGDYEEMDQLAAARMFAKAAYRVSRAEDIGRGVARAIRTAVSGRPGGVYLDIPAAVLGEVIDAQEAAKTLWKVVNPAPRQLPETEMVDSAIDLLANAKRPLIVLGKGAAYARADEQIREFVETTGVPYLPMSMAKGLLPDDHPQSAATARSLALKRADVVMLVGARLNWLLGHGDAPQWNPDAKFIQVDIAASEMDSNQPIAAPLVGDIESVMEAMLERAKPGQITVQTEWREELASKSEGNVSKMAGRLEAALTAHPMKFLGALQAIRDVLHDNPQAYVVNEGANALDLARNTIGMQVPRHRLDSGTWGVMGIGMGYAIAAAVETGDPVVAIEGDSAFGFSGMELEAVCRYNLPIVTVILNNSGVYRGDDASTTSDPAPTALRARHEYMIKAFGGKGYQATTPAEVGAALREALASGRPALIDCVIDPADGTESGNIAHLNPKGITAKH, from the coding sequence ATGACCATTGCTTCCCTGCCGGACACGGAGGTAGAGAGCATTCCCGATCCGCAAGAGCCGGGTGCACTCACCGATGGGATCCATCTGGTTGTCGACGCGCTCAAGCTCAACGACGTGCACACCATCTACGGCGTGGTCGGCATCCCGATCACCGACCTGGCCCGGCTCGCGCAGGCGTCGGGCATCCGTTACATCGGCTTCCGCCATGAGAGCGACGCTGGCCACGCTGCTGCCGCGGCCGGTTTCCTCACCAAGAAGCCCGGCATCTGCCTGACGGTTTCCGCTCCAGGATTTCTCAATGGGCTTGTCGCGCTTGCCAATGCGACCACCAACTGCTTCCCGATGGTGCAGATCTCCGGGTCGAGCGAGCGCCACCTCGTCGATCTTCAGCGTGGGGACTACGAGGAGATGGATCAGCTGGCTGCGGCCAGGATGTTCGCCAAGGCGGCCTACCGCGTATCGCGGGCCGAGGATATCGGCCGCGGCGTCGCCCGCGCGATCCGCACCGCGGTGTCTGGCCGTCCCGGTGGCGTCTACCTCGACATCCCTGCCGCCGTGCTCGGTGAGGTCATCGACGCACAGGAGGCAGCCAAGACGCTGTGGAAGGTCGTCAATCCGGCGCCGCGGCAGCTACCGGAGACCGAGATGGTCGACTCCGCAATCGATTTGCTGGCCAACGCGAAGCGGCCGCTGATCGTGCTCGGCAAGGGTGCGGCCTACGCGCGGGCAGACGAGCAGATCCGCGAGTTCGTCGAGACCACCGGCGTGCCCTATCTGCCGATGTCGATGGCCAAGGGACTGCTGCCCGACGACCATCCGCAGTCCGCGGCCACGGCGCGCTCGCTCGCCCTGAAACGGGCCGACGTGGTGATGCTCGTCGGTGCCCGGCTCAACTGGCTGCTCGGGCATGGCGACGCGCCGCAATGGAATCCGGACGCCAAGTTCATCCAGGTCGACATCGCGGCCAGCGAGATGGATAGCAACCAACCCATCGCTGCCCCTCTCGTCGGTGACATCGAGTCGGTGATGGAAGCCATGCTGGAGCGGGCGAAGCCGGGCCAGATCACCGTCCAGACCGAGTGGCGAGAAGAGCTCGCTTCCAAGTCGGAAGGGAACGTCTCAAAGATGGCTGGCCGGCTGGAAGCCGCGCTGACCGCGCACCCGATGAAGTTCCTCGGCGCGCTGCAGGCCATCCGTGACGTGCTGCACGACAACCCACAGGCCTACGTCGTCAACGAGGGCGCAAACGCACTCGACTTGGCGCGCAACACCATTGGCATGCAGGTACCCCGCCACCGATTGGACAGCGGGACATGGGGCGTGATGGGCATCGGCATGGGCTACGCGATCGCCGCCGCCGTCGAGACAGGCGATCCGGTCGTCGCGATCGAAGGCGACAGCGCATTCGGCTTCAGCGGTATGGAGCTGGAGGCCGTCTGCCGCTACAACCTGCCGATCGTCACCGTCATCCTCAACAACAGCGGTGTCTACCGCGGCGATGACGCCTCGACCACGTCCGATCCGGCGCCGACGGCGCTGCGGGCACGCCACGAATACATGATCAAGGCCTTCGGCGGCAAGGGATATCAGGCGACCACGCCCGCAGAAGTCGGCGCCGCGCTGCGTGAAGCCCTCGCGTCGGGCAGACCTGCACTCATCGACTGCGTCATCGACCCCGCGGACGGCACCGAGAGCGGCAATATCGCGCACCTCAACCCCAAGGGCATCACCGCAAAGCACTGA
- the frc gene encoding formyl-CoA transferase, whose amino-acid sequence MTDLPLSGIKVIDFTGVQAGPACTQMLAWFGADVLKVERTSGGDVTRSQLRDIPDQDALYFTMLNSNKRSLAINTKSPEGLEVMEKLIRGADVLVENFAPGAMDRMGLSWENIQKWNPRLIFGSVKGFNDDSSWNDLKVYENVAQCAGGNASTTGFWDGPPTVAGAALGDSNTGMHLLIGILTALIQRDKTGRGQKVSAAMQDAVLNLCRVKLRDQQRLERVGYLEEYPQWPNGEFGEAVPRGGNAGGGGQPGWVVKCKGWETDPNAYIYFTIQEQNWKRTAEAIGRPEWVDDPGYATARARQDKIFDIFAEIEKWLADKTKWEAVDILREWEVPCAPVMSMKDLADDKDLRKSGSIVEVEQKGRGTFLTVGSPIKFSEFKPDIKGAPLLGEHTDEVLAELGYDADTIAAWHEKKVVV is encoded by the coding sequence ATGACCGATTTGCCGCTCTCCGGGATCAAGGTGATCGACTTCACCGGGGTCCAGGCGGGCCCGGCGTGCACCCAGATGCTCGCCTGGTTCGGAGCCGACGTACTTAAGGTGGAGCGCACGAGCGGGGGTGACGTGACCCGTAGTCAGCTGCGGGACATCCCCGATCAGGATGCGCTGTACTTCACCATGCTCAACAGCAACAAGCGTTCGCTGGCGATCAACACGAAGTCACCCGAGGGTCTCGAGGTGATGGAGAAGCTGATCCGCGGCGCCGACGTGTTGGTCGAGAACTTCGCACCGGGCGCGATGGACCGCATGGGGTTGTCGTGGGAGAACATCCAGAAGTGGAACCCCCGGCTGATCTTCGGCTCTGTCAAGGGCTTCAACGACGACTCGTCGTGGAATGACCTCAAGGTCTATGAGAACGTCGCGCAATGCGCGGGCGGAAACGCCTCGACCACCGGCTTCTGGGACGGCCCGCCGACGGTAGCCGGCGCTGCTCTCGGTGACAGCAACACCGGCATGCACCTGTTGATCGGCATCCTGACCGCGCTGATCCAGCGCGACAAGACCGGCAGGGGCCAGAAGGTCTCGGCTGCAATGCAGGACGCCGTGCTGAACCTGTGCCGGGTCAAGCTGCGCGACCAGCAGCGGCTGGAACGTGTTGGCTACCTTGAGGAGTACCCGCAGTGGCCGAACGGCGAGTTCGGCGAGGCCGTGCCCCGTGGCGGCAATGCCGGCGGCGGCGGCCAGCCGGGCTGGGTGGTGAAGTGCAAGGGTTGGGAGACCGACCCGAACGCCTACATCTACTTCACCATCCAGGAGCAGAACTGGAAGCGCACCGCCGAGGCGATCGGCCGGCCGGAGTGGGTCGATGACCCGGGCTATGCCACCGCGCGTGCCCGCCAGGACAAGATCTTCGACATCTTCGCCGAGATCGAGAAGTGGCTCGCCGACAAGACGAAGTGGGAGGCCGTCGACATCCTGCGTGAGTGGGAGGTGCCGTGTGCGCCGGTGATGTCGATGAAGGACCTCGCCGACGACAAGGATCTGCGCAAGAGCGGCAGCATCGTGGAGGTCGAGCAGAAGGGGCGTGGCACGTTCCTGACGGTCGGCAGCCCGATCAAGTTCTCGGAGTTCAAGCCCGACATCAAGGGTGCGCCGTTGCTCGGTGAGCACACCGACGAGGTTCTTGCCGAGCTTGGGTACGACGCGGACACCATCGCTGCGTGGCACGAGAAGAAGGTCGTCGTCTAA
- a CDS encoding formate dehydrogenase subunit gamma, which translates to MSVTLVRDIVATYRGQRGALLPILHAVQESLGYVPPDAIPVLAEELNLSRADVHGVVSFYHDFRSAPAGRTTVRICRGEACQAVGAERLVDHLKDTCGLSLGETSPDGSLTVEQVFCLGNCALGPAAQVNGRLRGRLDEAELSAILDEAVTP; encoded by the coding sequence ATGAGCGTCACTCTCGTCCGAGATATCGTCGCCACTTATCGAGGGCAGCGCGGCGCGCTGCTTCCCATCCTGCACGCGGTGCAGGAGAGCCTGGGATATGTTCCGCCGGACGCAATTCCGGTGCTGGCAGAGGAACTCAACCTGTCCCGCGCCGACGTGCACGGGGTGGTGTCGTTCTATCACGACTTCCGCTCCGCACCCGCAGGTCGCACCACAGTGCGCATCTGCCGGGGCGAGGCGTGCCAGGCGGTCGGGGCAGAGCGACTCGTGGACCATCTGAAGGACACCTGCGGCTTGTCGCTGGGCGAGACAAGCCCGGACGGTTCACTGACTGTCGAGCAGGTCTTCTGCCTCGGCAACTGCGCGCTTGGCCCCGCGGCGCAAGTGAATGGCAGGCTCCGCGGCCGGCTCGATGAGGCGGAGTTGTCGGCGATACTCGACGAGGCGGTCACGCCATGA
- a CDS encoding formate dehydrogenase beta subunit — translation MISPVTVYVPRDSAARSVGADDVADALEAAAARRGHSIRVVRNGSRGMLWLEPLVEVATLDGRIGYGPVAASDVDGLVAAGMFEGAAHPQRLGMVDELPWLAAQNRVTFTRVGITDPLSPDDYLRHGGLVGLVRALENSPADVVAEVTESGLRGRGGAGFPAGIKWKTVLDCADELKFVCCNADEGDSGTFADRMLMEGDPFLLIEGMTIAAYAVGATEGYVYIRSEYPDAVATMRAAIEIAYGRGWLGDNVLGSSLNFDLYVRVGGGAYICGEETSMLESLEGKRGMVRAKPPIPAIHGLFGKPTVVNNVLTLATVPTVLAHGAQAYQELGVERSRGTQVFQLGGNIKHGGIVETAFGITLGELVDGYGGGTRSGRPVRAVQVGGPLGAYLPRTKFDLPMDYEAFAAASAMVGHGGIVVFDETVDMAAQARFAMEFCAAESCGKCTPCRVGAVRGVEVIDRITAGEHRDENLALLEDLCDVMTEGSLCAMGGLTPMPVRSAITHFADDFVALPISVRTEGKP, via the coding sequence ATGATTAGCCCGGTTACCGTGTACGTGCCAAGGGATTCCGCGGCGCGGTCGGTCGGTGCTGACGATGTCGCCGACGCACTCGAGGCCGCAGCGGCGCGACGCGGACACTCGATTCGAGTGGTTCGCAACGGCTCTCGCGGCATGCTGTGGCTGGAGCCACTGGTGGAGGTGGCGACCCTCGACGGCCGCATCGGCTATGGTCCGGTGGCGGCTTCCGACGTCGACGGCCTGGTGGCCGCCGGCATGTTCGAGGGTGCGGCGCACCCGCAGCGGTTAGGGATGGTCGACGAATTGCCTTGGCTCGCAGCGCAGAATCGGGTGACGTTCACCAGGGTCGGCATCACCGACCCGCTATCGCCCGACGACTACCTGCGCCACGGTGGACTCGTCGGACTTGTTCGCGCGCTGGAGAATTCGCCTGCAGATGTCGTCGCAGAGGTCACGGAATCCGGTCTGCGCGGCCGCGGTGGTGCGGGCTTCCCGGCCGGCATCAAGTGGAAGACTGTGCTCGACTGCGCCGATGAACTGAAGTTCGTCTGCTGCAACGCCGACGAAGGCGACAGTGGCACTTTCGCCGATCGGATGTTGATGGAGGGCGATCCGTTCCTGCTCATCGAGGGCATGACGATCGCGGCCTACGCCGTCGGCGCCACCGAGGGCTACGTCTACATCAGGTCCGAATACCCGGACGCGGTCGCCACGATGCGCGCTGCCATCGAAATCGCATACGGCCGAGGATGGCTGGGCGACAACGTGCTCGGCTCGTCGCTCAACTTCGACCTTTATGTGCGGGTGGGCGGCGGCGCCTACATCTGCGGCGAAGAAACCTCCATGCTCGAGAGCCTCGAGGGCAAGCGCGGGATGGTTCGCGCGAAGCCACCGATTCCGGCGATCCACGGCCTGTTCGGCAAGCCGACTGTAGTGAACAACGTCCTCACGCTCGCGACCGTGCCGACGGTCCTGGCGCACGGCGCGCAGGCGTATCAGGAACTGGGTGTTGAGCGTTCGCGCGGCACGCAAGTGTTCCAGCTCGGCGGCAACATCAAACACGGCGGCATCGTGGAAACCGCGTTCGGGATCACCCTCGGCGAACTCGTCGACGGCTACGGCGGCGGCACCCGGTCCGGTCGGCCGGTGCGTGCTGTCCAGGTCGGCGGCCCGCTCGGGGCGTATCTGCCGAGAACCAAATTCGACTTGCCCATGGACTACGAGGCGTTCGCAGCGGCCAGCGCGATGGTCGGACACGGCGGCATCGTGGTGTTCGACGAAACGGTCGACATGGCAGCGCAGGCCAGGTTTGCGATGGAGTTCTGTGCGGCCGAGTCGTGCGGCAAGTGCACACCCTGCCGGGTGGGAGCGGTGCGCGGTGTCGAGGTGATCGACCGCATCACCGCCGGCGAGCACCGCGACGAAAACCTGGCGCTGCTCGAAGACCTGTGCGACGTGATGACCGAGGGCTCGTTGTGCGCCATGGGTGGGCTCACCCCGATGCCGGTGCGCAGTGCGATCACGCATTTCGCCGACGACTTCGTTGCCCTGCCCATCAGCGTGAGGACGGAAGGTAAGCCATGA